Sequence from the Diorhabda carinulata isolate Delta chromosome 5, icDioCari1.1, whole genome shotgun sequence genome:
attttgttatgtgtatggattttttaaaatatcaacaaatttctGCAACAAAGAAGTtggaaaactaaaataatatcaaatttttcatagaaaatcagttttattttcgttattaaaaaatatgtgtgTTGCTTTTTAGtggaattcatattttttaacattttttaactaaaaaacttttaaatcgGTTGgttgtattttagtttttaaaccATGCTGAGCTTTTCAAGAAGAATAACTTTTGTTCGTAATATTTCTAAGTTTCTATGGTCTAAACTTAGGTGGACACAATGAATATGCGCATATTCATacaaattttcacataaaaatattaattttaataacttataataaaacaactttCACCTCACTGCCACAGTTGCTAAATTCTTATGAATAGGTTAACATTGCACGTTACGGTGTATTTGCAGTGCAATAATTTTTGTGGCAATAATGTCCAGGTCATTAAAAGTTAAAGCATTACAATAAATTGGAAGGTgaataataatgttttcatacttatcaacaaaataatattcaggCCCAtgattttgtagaaaattgtgaattactatgagaaataaaaacagattttgaatggattcaaaatttttaaaagtactaATCTGCTACTGAACTGTATTTTTAAACAGgttcattcaaatattattaaatttgtacTTTGAGGTCTGTTCGATTATCAAGTACAATTCGATAGAAGCTTCTATGCAATACTTCATCTTTCATTCCATTTGCATTGATACGTGATCATAATTTTCAATCTTGTCTCTAGCAAACTGACGCTGACACTCGAAATCGAATGTCTGTAACTAcagctgactaatttcattctTAGTTTGTTACACTTTAGTTTAGacttggaatttctggaacgtTGACGATTTTTATACTGAGCTACTCCAATATTTCGTTTTGATGTGATGTGCTGAATAGTATATTCAGTGTTTCTGTATATATTATCAGGTAATTTCCTTTGAAACTTATACTTACTATTTACACGATACTTCACACAAACGTAATCATTGTCAGAAGAAGAGTATGCTGAGAACTTTTCGAATAGTTGAACGGTTTTTTCTTCCCATTCAGTTACACCTGTAGATCTATAACTGCTAAGACTGGAACAATTCATAATAATCGCATTTTTATAGTTGAAAGGATCATTACATGTAGAATCACTGCAGCTCCAACATTTTGACGTGCCAGTAACTGAAAAAATAGTAGATTACATTACACAGGCCGAAagttgaattttcgttttttcgcCTTTGACTTCATGAGGTGCAGCACCGCGATTTCAGCTTTTGATCCGTGTAGTTTATACGATTTTTCTTAATAGCCCGTCGACAGTGCGTATTTTCGTGCAGGGACGAGATTATAACATTTACTCCCTGTGAGAACTCCCCTCGAGTATTACACTATAAGGACCACAAGTTGAATTTTCAGATGATACAGAAATAGATGCAATTACGTTGGAATTTCAGGAACCGTTGGTGatttcatactgaatacactatttaaACCACCACCACTAGACtcacaatttttcttcaatttcattaGCTGGTGTAGTAGTGATGTAAACAATGTACTCAGTAGAAATAGATGAAAGCAAGCAACAACAATAACTGAAGCAATAAATGGAATACTGTGGaatactgaaataaaaaacaaagaaaattgagAACCTATAGTGCGATTATTAGGAATACGTTGGTATATAGATTGGAAACGGAAATGGATGTCTTAAGAAGAGCAAATATAACATCAAGGCTAAACCCTGTTAGAAACGACACAATAAAAGAGTAAATTAACCTGATAGAAACAATTATAGAATATATGGCGGAAAAGTGGAAAATTTGATACGGGCACGTGCAGAAAATGGGAGAGGAAAGATTGCCAGAAAAATAATAATGCGGATCTCACAGGAGTACAGGAAAGAGTGGCAACTAGGCATCGGACAATGTCGTAGGACGTTTCAAGCccaaattcatttttgatgatttttctaCCAGTTCAccctttttaaaaattgttatatataagATTGCTGATGGTAGATGTAGGATAGTGGGATTGTGCTCAGTCTGTTATCTAAATCAGCACGAGCTTAAAACCGGGTACGGACATCTAAAATTGTAAATTTGGACGTCACGTATCGGAAGGCAGTTACGAACTACCAATAGTATAAGGTCTAGACAGCTTCTCAACATATAAGATTTGTTCCGTCGTTAAACTGTAGATCTCTTCTCTCTGTGGTAAATGAAAAATCACCTATGTctaatgaacaaaatatataaggaaGAAGAAGCTGGTACAATTTCAACAGCACAATCATTCTGCAATCgatcaaaaagtgttttttggtTTTGAGAGATCAAGTTATTGGTTTGGAATACTCTTTTGTTATTATATGCGTTTAATCAGGTATGatctggaaaatattttataattatttgaaaaatttaaaaactcacCGTCTCTTGCAATgtagaataataacaaaattactgCTTCTACAATAGATTTCATCTTTTTGATTTCACTCTTTGAATCtactttttcaatttccaatatCTTATTGATGAGTATTATGATGAATTCAGTATTTATAAGGACGACCAACCCATCAATGgaaattttatgtgttttttatGTTGTTATAAAATCTAGTACAACAATATCAGAGCGGATGTTTGCTTACGAtcaaatagtaaataaatagtaaaatgtGCCGACCATAACCCTAGAAGTCGAGTGATTCATAGTGACAATAAGAAgcattggaaaaaaatgatatcattTTTTCAGTGAAAGACTGATTACAGTTGAAATATCTTCATCGGATTTCTAACGAAATTACATTACTGTAATGTATCTCGGGTAAATGTTcgtaaataaaattgttaatttaataCTTAAAACTCAATTAAATTCCGTTAGATTGAATCATGGCCGGTGCTGTTAGATGGAGTGCGGCTGTTTACCCGATTATAGTTTATAAAGCTTAATGTTATTCCACATTTCTCAATTGTTTGGACTTCGTATTGAGGAATAAAGTGgaacattatatatatatatatatatatatatatatatatatatatatcccagAATGGAACTGCACAAATATGGATTGGGGAAATAAATGCAAAGCCATGACTCGATAGTCTGGGATAAGGATTTTTAGAATTGTGGGGCTGTCCTACTAGTACATTTATTACATGTTCTTAAGACTATCAACGCAACCTATTACTACAAGTTAAACTTCAGATGAGAATGTCCCATCCGGAGGTGTTCATCCTCCAGTACTATGCCAGACCTCACATAACTGCTGTAAAGTAGTACCTGGTGgaaattaattagaaaacaCTTGATGATCCACCTTAGAGTCaagttttttcacatatttgaaCCACTCAAACAAGCAATTTGACCCTCAAAGAAGCGATTTGAGACCAACCATTAAGTTTAAACATTCGTACGCAACTGGTTATATACCTTCAGCTTCAGTCTACGAGAACTAAATGAGAAAATTGTCACAACGTTgagaaaaatatactaaaaatattttttctacgcccatgtctgtaaaAGTCAAAATCGCACTATCAACATTCCTtctaaatgacatttaacaacAAAATGCACGTAATGAGatcaattcaattaaattacaatcaaatttttatttacgtaagactttatttgttctatttacacaaatttagtcaattagaaaacataaaaagttttagcattagcgagatatatttaggattgaaagagtgatgcccctaaatgtagaCAGCACATTATgcattttccttcaaaataggGCAGGTTTTCTTAAGTATCATGCAtgaatgggcgtagaaaaagtatagtacgttacacGAGCTGTAAGCCCATTATGCactcataaaatttttgacttcGTGCGTAATGGGTTACTTACAACtcttgataaataatattacgtaatatactattatagAAATGTATTCAACTCTGTAAActaaattttgtataaacaagaggttcatttttaattgattgtccCGAGTATCATATGCCTTGGAGCCTTCTACTCCTGTCTCGCTGTTAAAAATAACAAGCATCTCCTTTCTCAAGTAAAAATAGACGATGCATCTAAAACTGAGTGTGGTATATGTTGCACAGTTAATTCAAATCATGAATAAATCTAGAATCTTTTCGTTCACCTTCAATTAGTTTCTCTTTCTTCTAATCAGTAGTTTGAAATCATTTTCACTAACTATCCCTCAGTCCAAAACTATATTGGATGTGCCTCTAACAACACTCCAAATTCATAGTCCAGCTTGTA
This genomic interval carries:
- the LOC130894515 gene encoding uncharacterized protein LOC130894515, with product MKSIVEAVILLLFYIARDVTGTSKCWSCSDSTCNDPFNYKNAIIMNCSSLSSYRSTGVTEWEEKTVQLFEKFSAYSSSDNDYVCVKYRVNSLSSTNYNFTMRRCVTKQVNGLDICEAITQSVGSLLGPVVSCKTCDTDLCNSADKWSISMYNYTNIQGSGIKKQ